In one Triplophysa dalaica isolate WHDGS20190420 chromosome 9, ASM1584641v1, whole genome shotgun sequence genomic region, the following are encoded:
- the si:dkey-202l22.3 gene encoding 7 transmembrane receptor domain-containing protein: MDPLLEQVLAGLNGTLGASNRTDPLDKFSGTQLLLRFKPLFIPFYALVVVVAGVGNTFLLACILTDKKLHNATNFFIGNLAAGDLLMCLSCVPLTASYAFDSRGWAFGRPMCHLIPLLQGATVFASVLSLTAIAMDRYVVVAYPVRRRISVWGCCAVALGVWAVSLALAAPPSLHTRYVDLRPSGMELVVCEEFWLGAERQRLLYSCFFLLASYMIPLLSVSVSYCAISVHLRKHTLPGEPSQGQQRWSKQRRKTFSLLVASVLAFALCWLPLQVLNLLLDLDSDFQILDKRYVNMLQVSCHLIAMSSACYNPFIYASLHSKVRMHLRGYLCPCRRSGQELLSRCASRNHATCLTLISDITVKDSQSPESPVPDSCL, encoded by the coding sequence ATGGATCCTCTGCTGGAACAAGTTTTGGCTGGCTTAAATGGAACCCTCGGAGCGTCGAATCGGACAGACCCCCTGGATAAATTCTCAGGGACCCAGCTGCTCTTGCGTTTTAAGCCTCTATTTATTCCCTTCTATGCTTTGGTTGTTGTCGTGGCCGGCGTCGGGAACACTTTCCTCCTAGCCTGCATTCTGACGGATAAGAAGTTGCACAATGCCACCAATTTCTTCATCGGAAACCTAGCGGCGGGGGACCTGCTGATGTGTCTGAGCTGTGTGCCGCTGACTGCCTCGTATGCGTTTGATTCACGTGGCTGGGCTTTCGGCCGTCCAATGTGTCATCTCATTCCTCTGCTGCAGGGCGCCACAGTATTTGCCTCAGTGTTGTCCCTGACTGCCATCGCCATGGACCGTTACGTAGTGGTGGCGTACCCGGTCCGGAGACGAATATCAGTTTGGGGCTGCTGCGCGGTGGCATTGGGCGTCTGGGCGGTTTCGCTGGCTCTCGCCGCTCCTCCGTCTCTCCACACGCGCTATGTGGATCTGCGGCCGAGTGGCATGGAACTGGTGGTATGCGAGGAGTTCTGGTTGGGTGCCGAGCGCCAGCGCTTGCTATACTCCTGCTTCTTCTTACTTGCTTCCTACATGATCCCCCTGCTGTCTGTCAGCGTCTCCTACTGCGCCATCAGCGTGCACCTCCGCAAACACACTTTGCCCGGAGAGCCCTCCCAAGGCCAGCAGCGATGGAGCAAACAACGGCGCAAAACGTTCTCCCTGCTGGTTGCCTCCGTTCTCGCCTTCGCCCTCTGCTGGCTGCCGCTGCAGGTCCTCAACCTCCTGCTGGACCTGGACTCAGACTTCCAGATCTTGGACAAACGCTACGTCAACATGTTGCAGGTCAGCTGCCACCTGATAGCCATGAGCTCGGCCTGCTACAACCCCTTTATCTACGCCTCTCTTCACAGTAAGGTCCGCATGCACCTGCGAGGATACCTGTGCCCCTGCAGGCGCAGTGGGCAGGAGTTGCTATCTCGCTGCGCCTCCCGCAACCACGCCACCTGTCTGACGCTCATCTCCGATATAACGGTGAAGGACAGCCAATCACCTGAGAGCCCCGTCCCAGACAGCTGTCTCTGA